From Roseateles sp. SL47:
CCGTGTGTTTCCTCGCGGGTCCCGCAGCGGGTTACATCACGGGCGAGACCATCAACATTGCGGGGGGACTCGCCATCTGAAGGCTCATCCCGGACCTTGAATGCACCCCGGCGTATTCACCATCATCGCGCCCATGCGGCCGAGACCGCCAGCGTGATTGAATCGAGTACGCCGGGAGCTTTTGTTCATGAGGAAATCAACCCGCTCGTTTTGGGCGGTGGGCGCCTTCCTGTACCTGACCCAGGATCGAACCTACGATTCCAAGAGAAAATTCCGACTGGATGTCGCCAACCCGCTTTGACTGATGGGCCAACGAGGTGGGCCGACGCCGCCTCACTTGAACCAATAAAGCGCCAGAACCGCCAACGCCAGCACACTCAGGCCCATGACGACCTGCCGGAATTGGTCATTTCGATCCTCGTTGCCGCCCAGGAACTGCTGCCGCCGACGTTCAAACTCCGGATCGTTGACTGAGTGCACCGCCATGCGCTTTGCTTCTTCCTGCTGCTGCTCCTTGGTTTGAGGCTCGGCGGTTTGCTGGGCCTCCATGACCGGAAGCGGCGTATTGTTCTGTCTCTCCAATGCAAGCGCCTCAAGCTTCCTGAGTTCCTCCCCGACATAGTCTTGTCGCTCTGCGTTGGCAGAGAGCGTTCCGTCCTTGTATTGACCAAGCGCTTGCATGAGCACCTGCTGGGTGTCTTGATTGATCCAGCCTTCCTTCAACGCGCGACTGATGTTGCCTACCTGGGTCTTGTAGCGAAACGACTGTCCTTTGGCGCTCCCATAGATTCCGAACCAGCAATAGTTGAGACCCACCGCCGTCTCGAAGGTGCCCCGATCCTCCCCATCCGCCACGATCACCGGCGCGAAGTGGTTCTCCCAACCTCGTCCCCCCATCACATCGCCGACGTCATGGGTGACATTGGCTGTGTACAGACTTCGGCCAGGCGGCGCGTTTTCGTTCTCCTGGGTTTCCGTGATGCCAGTGACTGCCCGAGAGAAATGACCACATTGCATCTGGTCCATCGCCGGCTTGTTGGCGAGGTCCGCTTGCACCTCGGACATCGGGGCGCCGTTAATGTGGACATCGCACCTCTCCTTGTTGAAGGTAACGTGCTGAAGCTTGAATGGTGTGACTTCATGAGCCACATACAGCTGGCCATGCTCCCCTTCGTTGCGTACGGCGAATTGCCCATTCGCCGAGACCTTCAAACCATTCGGGGCCTGTGTGTATCGTTGGGCCACAGCGCCACTCGCCTCGGGCCTGCGCTGCAAGGCTTGGCGCTCGCTGGCAGTCTTGGGGCCAGCATTCGGGAAGACCTGTTCGATCAGCCGTCGTTGCGCTGAGATGCGTGGCGATGTGTCAATGGTCGCTTGCGCCCTGCTGTTGCTCTGCCCGTGAATGGCCGCTAGCGGCCCATCCACTGACCCTCGGGATTCTGCGGGGGAAACACGAAGCATCATTGACGTCTATTGAGAGCGCGGGGCATCGGTTCTCCAAGATGCCTGGCCCATGCGCCTCCGTCCATCGGTGGGAATCGGAGTCTGTGCGGCGTCAATGCTGAGAAGGCGATGACCAGCAGCGGATCGACGCACTGCCCATATTCCACTGTGAGCGGCTCAAGAGGGAAGCTTGGGTGCAGCCGCCCGCTGCCGACATGCCTGAATGACGCCGCGACGTCTGGCTCTCCCACTACGGCAATGCGCGTGCCCCAGTGCCCGGGATCTTGAACACCGCCACAGCCAGCACGAGGTCTTCCGACTGCGACTTGAGGCTGCTGGTGGCCGCCGCCATTTCCTCGACCAGCGCTGCATTCTGCTGCGTCACCTGATCAATGGACTGCACCGCCTCGCCGACCTGCGCCACGCCCTGTGCCTGCTCTTTGCTGGCGGCACTGATTTCGCCCATGATCTGCGTCGCGCGCTGGATGCTTTCCACCACCTGCGACATCGTGACGCCCGTCCGGTCCACCAACGCGGTCCCGCGCTCCACACGTTCCACGCTCGCGTTGATCAGCGTCTTGATTTCTTTCGCGGCTGCGGCGCTACGGCTGGCCAGCGAGCGCACCTCAGACGCCACCACCGCAAAGCCGCGGCCCTGCTCTCCCGCTCGCGCCGCTTCAACGGCCGCATTCAAGGCCAGGATGTTGGTCTGGAAAGCAATGCCATCAATCACACTGATGATGTCGCTGATCTTCCTGCTGGCGTCGTTGATGTCCTTCATCGTGGCAACGACCTGCGACACCTCCTCACCGCCCGCGATCGCCACCTTGGAGGCCGTGATCGCGAGCTGGTTGGCCTGGGACGCACTGTCAGCGTTCTGACGGACAGTCGAACTCAACTGATGCATGCTGGCCGCCGTCTCCTGCAGCGCGCTGGCTTGATTCTCGGTGCGCGACGACAGATCGTGGTTGCCGACAGCGATCTCGGAGCTGGCGGTGGACACACTCTCGGCCCCTTGCCGCACACGGCTGACCACGCTGACCAGGCTCGACTGCATGCGCTTGAGCGTGGTCAGCAACTGCGCCACTTCGTCCTTGCCGTGCAACGGAATGTCGGCGCCGAGGTCGCCCTCCGCAACACGCTGGGCCACTTCATTGGCACGCGCCAGCGGCTTGACGATGGACATCGCCAGCAGCCAGGATAGCACCGCACCCAAGGCCACGCTGACGGCGCCCAGTGCCACAAGCAGCTGACTGCTGGAAGCGCGCTTGGTCTGAATGCCCAGGGCCAGTTCGTCGATCTGTTTGCGTTCAGCTTCAAGCAACGCGTCGATCTTTTGCAGGTACAGCACGTTCTTCGCGAGATATTGCTCGTCGAGAACCTTGTTGGCCTCGTCGGTTTTGCCGGCACGTTTCAAGGCAAAGATTTCGTCGCGGGCTTGCAGGTACACCTTGCGGATGCTGTCGATGTCCTCCATCAACGCTTTTTCCTTGGGCGTTTGCAATTGCTTCTGGATATTGGCCAGCAACTCCGCAGAGTCCTTGGAGGAAGCGGTCTGTTCCGCCTTGAAGAAGTCGACCAGCGACGAGTCGCTGCTGCGGGCAATGGCCGTGGTTCGGGTTGCGGCAGCACGCACGTTGCGATACCAGTCACTGACCAGCCGCTCCGTCTTCAGCGGAGCGTTCATCATGGTCTCTGTGGCGCGGGCCACCGCATCCAGTTGATAAATGCTCAACATGATGACGCCGACCAGCAGCGCAAGAATCAACGAAAAGGCCAGTGCCAGTCGTTGCGTGACAGACATGTTCGAAAGCGTGCTCATAGCGTCCCTATTGACCATAGCGGCGCCGCTCGAATGGGGAGTGAGCAGCTGCCATT
This genomic window contains:
- a CDS encoding methyl-accepting chemotaxis protein; this encodes MSVTQRLALAFSLILALLVGVIMLSIYQLDAVARATETMMNAPLKTERLVSDWYRNVRAAATRTTAIARSSDSSLVDFFKAEQTASSKDSAELLANIQKQLQTPKEKALMEDIDSIRKVYLQARDEIFALKRAGKTDEANKVLDEQYLAKNVLYLQKIDALLEAERKQIDELALGIQTKRASSSQLLVALGAVSVALGAVLSWLLAMSIVKPLARANEVAQRVAEGDLGADIPLHGKDEVAQLLTTLKRMQSSLVSVVSRVRQGAESVSTASSEIAVGNHDLSSRTENQASALQETAASMHQLSSTVRQNADSASQANQLAITASKVAIAGGEEVSQVVATMKDINDASRKISDIISVIDGIAFQTNILALNAAVEAARAGEQGRGFAVVASEVRSLASRSAAAAKEIKTLINASVERVERGTALVDRTGVTMSQVVESIQRATQIMGEISAASKEQAQGVAQVGEAVQSIDQVTQQNAALVEEMAAATSSLKSQSEDLVLAVAVFKIPGTGARALP